In Deinococcus cellulosilyticus NBRC 106333 = KACC 11606, the genomic window CCCGCTTACTGAAACTCGTTGGCCAGCTGACCTTGGAGAACTCAGCGATCAAAGAGGTGCTGAAAAAAAAGTGGTGACCGTAACCGACCAGCGCAAAGCCGCACAGCTGCTGGTTGCAGAAGGGCTCAGTGAAAGGCGCTCAGCCCGGTTGCTGAACCTGCATCGCTCGATGCTGCGCTACCAGAGCCGCAGGGTCAGAGACGAGGTGCTGGAGAAGCGTCTGAGGGAACTGTCTGAGCTTTACCCGGTCTATGGCTACCGGAGAATGCACCAGGTGCTGCTACGCGAAGGGATGGTGATCAACAAGAAGAAAGTCCAGCGTGTCTGGAGGGAGTTAGGTTTTCTGCGCTCTCAGAAGGTCTCCCCACGCAAAATCCGCACTGGGTCGACTTTACCTGAGGCTGCCACACGGCCCAATGAGGTGTGGTCTTACGACTTCATCTTTGATCGTACGGTGCGAGGTGAAACCCTGAAATTCCTGGTCCTCATTGATGAGTTTACCCGCGAATGCCTCTCCCTGACGGTGAAAGCTAGCTTCAGATCCATTGATGTGCAGGAGGTCCTCAGGTCGGTGATCCAGACCCGTGGCGCTTCTGACTTCCTGAGATCGGACAATGGCAGCGAG contains:
- a CDS encoding IS3 family transposase codes for the protein MTVTDQRKAAQLLVAEGLSERRSARLLNLHRSMLRYQSRRVRDEVLEKRLRELSELYPVYGYRRMHQVLLREGMVINKKKVQRVWRELGFLRSQKVSPRKIRTGSTLPEAATRPNEVWSYDFIFDRTVRGETLKFLVLIDEFTRECLSLTVKASFRSIDVQEVLRSVIQTRGASDFLRSDNGSEFIASELRIFLGLLGVGTRYIEPGKPWQNGKTESFNARFREECLNREVFHTVWEASVVTGRFRDHYNQVRLHSGLGYLPPTEFRAKWDASRVEIS